One Methylocaldum marinum DNA window includes the following coding sequences:
- a CDS encoding type II secretion system F family protein → MAKEELVLFIWEGTDRAGGRIKGELSARTETTAKADLRRQGIKVVKIKKKPKPLFNTRKKKITTKDIAVFSRQLATMMSAGVPLVQAFDIVGRGHENPGMQDLIMGIKADIEGGSPLAEALGKHPIYFDELFCSLVHAGEQAGVLETLLHKIADYKEKTESLKAKIKKALTYPTAVIVVACIVTAILLIFVVPTFEELFKGFGADLPAFTQMVIELSRFLQESWHIVLGVLIVTGFVFVKLKQRSAAFNQALDKMSLHLPAVGTILHKAAISRFARTLSTMSAAGVPLVEALRSVAGATGNIIYANAVLRMRDEVATGHQLQLSMRQANLFPNMVIQMVAIGEESGSLDSMLSKVADFYEEEVDNAVDSLSSLIEPMIMACLGVIVGGLVIAMYLPIFKLGSVV, encoded by the coding sequence ATGGCAAAAGAAGAACTCGTTCTGTTTATTTGGGAAGGCACCGACCGCGCCGGCGGACGGATCAAGGGGGAGCTGTCCGCGCGCACCGAAACCACGGCCAAGGCCGATCTCCGGCGCCAGGGGATCAAGGTCGTCAAGATCAAGAAGAAGCCCAAGCCGCTCTTCAACACGCGGAAGAAGAAAATCACTACCAAGGATATCGCCGTATTCAGCCGTCAGCTGGCGACCATGATGAGCGCCGGCGTACCGCTGGTCCAGGCCTTCGATATCGTCGGGCGCGGCCATGAAAATCCGGGCATGCAGGACCTGATCATGGGCATTAAAGCCGACATCGAAGGAGGCAGCCCGCTCGCCGAGGCCTTGGGCAAGCATCCCATTTATTTCGACGAGTTGTTCTGCAGTCTCGTACACGCCGGAGAGCAAGCCGGCGTTCTCGAAACGCTGTTGCACAAGATAGCCGACTACAAGGAGAAAACGGAATCTCTCAAGGCCAAGATCAAGAAAGCCTTGACCTATCCCACGGCCGTCATCGTGGTCGCCTGTATCGTAACCGCCATCCTCTTGATCTTTGTGGTGCCGACCTTCGAGGAATTATTCAAGGGTTTCGGGGCCGATCTCCCGGCATTCACTCAGATGGTGATCGAGTTGTCACGGTTTCTCCAGGAGTCATGGCACATCGTCCTGGGCGTGCTCATCGTTACCGGCTTTGTTTTCGTAAAACTCAAACAGCGCTCGGCCGCCTTCAATCAGGCACTCGATAAGATGTCCCTGCACCTGCCGGCAGTCGGCACGATTCTGCATAAGGCCGCCATCTCCCGTTTTGCCCGGACTCTAAGCACCATGTCCGCGGCAGGCGTACCCTTGGTCGAGGCACTGCGTTCGGTCGCGGGCGCCACCGGCAATATCATCTATGCCAATGCCGTCCTGAGGATGAGGGACGAAGTCGCCACCGGCCATCAGCTTCAGCTCAGTATGCGACAGGCCAATCTGTTCCCCAACATGGTGATACAGATGGTCGCGATTGGCGAGGAATCCGGCTCCCTGGACAGCATGCTGTCCAAAGTGGCGGATTTCTACGAAGAGGAAGTGGATAATGCCGTCGATTCCCTGAGCAGTCTTATCGAGCCCATGATCATGGCGTGTCTGGGCGTGATAGTCGGCGGCCTGGTCATCGCCATGTACCTGCCGATCTTCAAACTCGGTTCCGTGGTCTGA